GCCGCCGGATCGCGGCATCAAGGCAGCAACTAACGAAAGGGAAGCAGTTATGAGTAGTGCAGCAACCGAAACGATTCAGGACGCAAAGCCGCAGCGGTACAAGGTAACTGGCGACGTTCACTTGGTCCTGCGCCGCGGTGACACCGTGCTCTACGGGCAGCGCTCCAACACCGGGTTCGAGGACGGCGCATGGCACCTGCCCGCCGGCCACCTGGAAGCTGGCGAATCTGTCGTCACCGCGCTGGTCCGCGAGGCCGCCGAGGAGATCGGCGTGACGATCAGGCCGGAGGATGTGCAATTCAGCCACTTCATGCACAACTCGTCGTCCGGTGGCCGGATGGCGATCTTCTTCACCGTTACCGATTGGCAGGGCGAGCCCGAGAACTGTGAACCCGACAAGTGCAGCGCGCTCGACTGGTTCGCGCTCGACACTCCGCCCGATCGCATGATCGACTACTGCCGGGTCGCGATGAAGCACATCGCCGAGGGCACGCCGTTTTCGGTCTACGGCTGGTAGAGCTATGACGCTCCAGTCCGGCCCGGTGGTGTGCATCAGCTACTTGGCGCTGGCGGAGTTGTGGAATGTGCCCCGATTTCCGTCAGCGAACCACGGTGCGGAAATTCGAAGTGTTGAGTTGTCGGTAGCAGCCGACGGACCGATGACAGCGGCGGCGCTTGCATCTCTGGGAGCGCCCTCATTGCTCGTCGCCAATGACATCGGCGACGGCGAACGAGGCCAGCACGTTCGCCGATGGCTGGAGGAGCGCGGCGTCGAGCGAACCTTTGCGATCCGTTCGGAGGTCGTCACGCCACGGATCGTCGTGGCAGCCGACGACGATCACACCCGGACCTGGTTCGCGCATCTGCCGGGTGTGGTTGGCAGTCTGGAGCGCGCCGACTTGTCGCCGATCGCCAGTGCATCGTTTCTCTACCTGGACTGCTACCAGCTCATAGAGCGGGCAGTGCTTCGGGTGATCGAGGCCGGCCGCGCCGCCGAGGTGCCGATGCTGCTCAACCTGGGCGGCTCCGAACTCTCGCAGGCAGTGGCTTCCGCCATCCGTGGGTGCTCGCAGCTGGTGATCCAAACCAACGTCGATGATGCCGCCCACGCCGCGGCGCCGGAGGTGGCGAGATCGTTGTTGGTCCAGACCGGCGCGGCCTGGGTGGTCGTGACGGCCGGAGTATTCGGCGCGGTTGCCGTCAGCAGATCGGAAACGGTGTCCGCGCCCAGCTTCCCAGTAGCAGTTCGACACACCCACTGTGCAGGGGCCGCTTTCTCGGCGGGGCTGCTCTACGGCCTGCGGTCAGGATGGCCGATGCACCGTGGAATGCTGCTTGGATCGGCTAGCGGGGCACTCCGGTGCGCACGACACCAGAGTGCCCCGCTGCCGAGCTTGGACGAGTTGCGGGCAGTTATCGCCTCGGCGGGCTCGGAGTCCGTCGCCAGCTAGAACAACTGCCACTCGTCCAGGCGGCCGATGAGCTCTTGCAACCTGGCGGGCGTCATCCGCTTGCGGAGCGCATCTTCCGCCGATTCCTGCGTCGCGCCGTACTGCCACCACGCCTCGTCCGTCTTGCGGTCCATCACCAGGAACTTGTCCTTGACCGCCGGGCCACGGATCACCAGCGACACCGTGAACGGCTCGGCCACGACGGCGTGAACCATCGTGTGGTGCAAGGCGTAGGTCGTGCCCACCGGCTCCTCCCGCGCTTGCAACACCGGCAGTTTCATGCACTCGATGTGCTCGTCTACCTCGGCATTGCCGAACAGATAATGGCGGTACTGTCCGCGCAGGATGCGGCTGGCGTAGGACCAGCGGTGGTTGTGCGGCCGATCGAAGTAGCCGGGCAGGAAGACGTGCAGCCGGATGCGCACGCCGTGATCGTCATCGGTGTGCAGCACGATCTTGTCGAGGATGTCGTAGTGCTCGCACAGGGCGAGCAGTTCCGGCCGGTCGGGCAGCTGCTCTAGTCTCGTGCGCACGATCCGGGGTTCGGCAGCGACTTCATTCAAGGCTTCGCGGCAGTTGAGTTCGACGTCGTCGATGTCGTTCCAGTCGATCCAGAACAGATTCTCGGCGATCCGGTCCATGTCGTCCATCGGGTTCCTCACTCTTCGGGCTTGGCGCTGGACTTCCAGAGGCGGCAGACCGGCACGATGTCGTCGTATGCCTCGCAGGAGGCTTTACCCATCACCAGCTCCTCGGCCGGGCAGCCGCCCATGCAGGCGCTGGCTTTGCAGCCGCCGCAAGCGCTTTCGGCCAAGGCGCTGGTGAACAGGTCGAACTCGTTGGTGTTGTGGTTGAGCTGGACGTGTCCGTCGACCATCTGAGCGAAGTACAGGTCGGTGTCGAACAGGTACGAGCAGACGTAGCAGCGGCCATCCGGGAAGATCGAGATCCGGTCCAACGTTCGGCCGATGCACCCTTGGTAGCCCTCGGCCGCGTAGCGCTCCATCTGGTCGCGCCGAGCGTAGGTCGGTTGGTACCAGACCCGCGTTTTGTATTCCGGCGCAACCTGATTGAGCCGATCGCAGAACGTCACCCATTCTGGCGGCGTCATCGCCATCTCGGGGTTGCCGTGGCCGGTGCCGATGGTCGAGAAGACGTGGAACTTCACCAGGCTGGCACCCAGCACGTCCGCAATATCGAGCAGCTGCAACACATCCCGTTCATTGGCCTTGTTCACCGTGCAGATGATCCGGGTGTCGAAACCGCGCTCGGCCAGTTCGCGCGTGGTCTCCATCGCGTCATCGAACGTGCCAGTGCCGCGCACGGCATCGTGCGTCTCCCGGCTGCCGCCGTCCAAGCTGACCTGCACATACGCGAAGTCGTCCGGCCCCAGTTGCCGGAACTTCTTGAGCGCGGGCTTCTGGGCATTTGTCGTGGTGATGACATGCTCGTAGCCGAGCTGGCGACTGAGCCGCACGGCTTCGCAGTAGTACGGATGCAACGTCGGCTCGCCGCCGAGGAGAGTGAGCTTGCTGCCGCCCAACTTGCGCCAGGTGGTCAGCGTCTCGGCGATCTTCGGCAGCGGCATCTTGAGCGCACGCTCCAGCCGCTCGCCCATGTAGCAGTGCTCACAACGCAGTTGGCAGGCTTCGGTAACGTAGAGGTAGACGTTACGGAATCGGCCGTAGGCCACACGGTCGATGCGCTCCGGCGCGGGGAGGTCGATCCGACGCGGCATGCGGGCGTGGCCGTAGCCATCACCTCGGAGGCCGGGCGTTGGCAAGGGGACAGTCGTCATAGTATCTGCTCCGTGAGATAAGAAGCGGGGCAAGCAGTTCGGCTGCTCCGTCGATCGTGTTGGTGGTGTCGAGCCGGGTGACGGTGATCCCGGCATCGGTAAAGCCCGCCCGGATTCCGGCTGCCGTGTGGTGGTAGCGCTGCATCCGGGCTTTGAGCAGCCGGGGGGAATCACCACGCCGGGGATGCAGGAGACCACCGCAGTGGGCGCACTGCCACGGGTCGTCGTTGCTCGGAATCGCCGGCAACCGCGGATCGGAGATCGGGTCACGCTCGCAGCGGTGGCAGACCTTGCGGTTTCTGGCCCGCTGCTTGAGCGTCCTTACGTCCGTGACCACTTCGATGGCTTCGATATGTGGCGTCGGGGTGAGCATCCACAGCGTGGTCAGGAGCTGGTCGACCTGGTTGGCCGATCCCGGAAAGTTGTCGAGCAGGACGGTATGGACATCGGGGTCATCATGGGCAGCGTTGAAGTAGGAGCGCAGCGCCTCGGCCACGGTGAACTCATCGATCCAGCCGAGTTGTTCGCTGCTGGTCGCCGTCGCGGCCAGCACCTCCTTGGAGACGTGCTCGCGCAGCCGGAACACCCGGCGCCGTGGTGCCGATCCGAGACGCAGTGTCAGGGTT
This sequence is a window from Nocardia farcinica. Protein-coding genes within it:
- a CDS encoding NUDIX hydrolase, whose product is MSSAATETIQDAKPQRYKVTGDVHLVLRRGDTVLYGQRSNTGFEDGAWHLPAGHLEAGESVVTALVREAAEEIGVTIRPEDVQFSHFMHNSSSGGRMAIFFTVTDWQGEPENCEPDKCSALDWFALDTPPDRMIDYCRVAMKHIAEGTPFSVYGW
- a CDS encoding carbohydrate kinase family protein; the encoded protein is MTLQSGPVVCISYLALAELWNVPRFPSANHGAEIRSVELSVAADGPMTAAALASLGAPSLLVANDIGDGERGQHVRRWLEERGVERTFAIRSEVVTPRIVVAADDDHTRTWFAHLPGVVGSLERADLSPIASASFLYLDCYQLIERAVLRVIEAGRAAEVPMLLNLGGSELSQAVASAIRGCSQLVIQTNVDDAAHAAAPEVARSLLVQTGAAWVVVTAGVFGAVAVSRSETVSAPSFPVAVRHTHCAGAAFSAGLLYGLRSGWPMHRGMLLGSASGALRCARHQSAPLPSLDELRAVIASAGSESVAS
- a CDS encoding radical SAM protein; protein product: MTTVPLPTPGLRGDGYGHARMPRRIDLPAPERIDRVAYGRFRNVYLYVTEACQLRCEHCYMGERLERALKMPLPKIAETLTTWRKLGGSKLTLLGGEPTLHPYYCEAVRLSRQLGYEHVITTTNAQKPALKKFRQLGPDDFAYVQVSLDGGSRETHDAVRGTGTFDDAMETTRELAERGFDTRIICTVNKANERDVLQLLDIADVLGASLVKFHVFSTIGTGHGNPEMAMTPPEWVTFCDRLNQVAPEYKTRVWYQPTYARRDQMERYAAEGYQGCIGRTLDRISIFPDGRCYVCSYLFDTDLYFAQMVDGHVQLNHNTNEFDLFTSALAESACGGCKASACMGGCPAEELVMGKASCEAYDDIVPVCRLWKSSAKPEE